Proteins encoded together in one Oncorhynchus masou masou isolate Uvic2021 chromosome 3, UVic_Omas_1.1, whole genome shotgun sequence window:
- the ccr9a gene encoding C-C chemokine receptor type 9a, with protein MPIIGDLVTSTMASEVYDYDTSFTPTAGEDDLEDFMCDKSPVRAFRGQYEPPLYWTIIILGGLGNLTVVWIYLHFRQRLKTMTDVYLLNLAVADLFFLGTLPLWAVEATQGWNFSSGLCKVTSALYKINFFSSMLLLTCISVDRYVVIVQTTMAQNSKRQRLSCSKLVCACVWLLAVALALPEFMFANVKKLEGRGYCTMVYWSNQDNRTKIMVLGLQICMGFCLPLLVMVFCYAGIIRTLLKTRSFQKHKALRVILVVVAVFVLSQLPYNSVLVMEATQAANSTETDCSAAKRFNVVGQVLKSLAYTHACLNPFLYVFVGVRFRRDILKLLRIYHCWPAKGKLRKIQGGPGRSSVMSDTDTTQALSL; from the exons ATGCCAATTATAGGTGACTTGGTGACTTCAACAATGGCTTCAGAG GTGTATGACTATGACACCAGCTTCACCCCCACGGCTGGTGAGGACGATCTGGAAGACTTTATGTGCGACAAATCTCCCGTCAGGGCATTCCGAGGCCAGTACGAACCGCCTCTCTACTGGACCATCATCATCCTGGGCGGCCTGGGCAACCTGACCGTGGTTTGGATCTACCTGCACTTCCGCCAGCGTCTCAAGACCATGACCGATGTCTACCTGTTGAACCTAGCTGTGGCTGACCTCTTCTTCCTGGGCACTCTGCCCCTCTGGGCCGTGGAGGCCACCCAGGGATGGAACTTCAGCTCGGGTCTCTGCAAGGTCACCTCGGCCCTCTACAAGATCAACTTCTTCAGCAGCATGCTGCTGCTCACCTGCATCAGCGTTGATCGCTACGTGGTCATCGTCCAGACCACCATGGCCCAGAACTCCAAGAGACAGCGCCTGAGCTGCAGCAAGTTGGTGTGCGCCTGCGTCTGGCTACTGGCCGTGGCTTTGGCCCTGCCTGAGTTCATGTTCGCCAACGTCAAGAAGCTGGAGGGCCGGGGCTACTGCACCATGGTCTACTGGAGTAACCAGGACAACCGCACCAAGATCATGGTCCTGGGGCTTCAGATCTGCATGGGcttctgcctgcccctgctgGTCATGGTGTTCTGCTACGCCGGCATCATCCGCACCCTGCTCAAAACCCGCAGCTTCCAGAAACACAAGGCGTTGCGCGTGATCCTGGTGGTGGTGGCTGTGTTTGTCCTCTCCCAGTTGCCGTACAACAGCGTGCTGGTGATGGAGGCCACCCAGGCGGCCAACAGCACTGAGACAGACTGCAGTGCGGCAAAGCGGTTCAATGTGGTCGGCCAGGTGCTGAAGAGCCTGGCCTACACGCACGCCTGCCTCAATCCCTTCCTGTATGTGTTTGTGGGCGTACGCTTTCGCAGAGACATCCTCAAGCTTCTCCGCATCTACCACTGCTGGCCGGCCAAGGGGAAACTCCGCAAGATCCAGGGAGGCCCCGGGCGCTCCTCAGTTATGTCCGACACGGACACCACACAAGCACTCTCGCTTTGA